One genomic region from Branchiostoma lanceolatum isolate klBraLanc5 chromosome 7, klBraLanc5.hap2, whole genome shotgun sequence encodes:
- the LOC136439159 gene encoding uncharacterized protein, producing MDPYLDQKFDELYSQCEQFRQHKQNLQQLKLKVKKLKKAGKHKEKRFSGSLTSHDQDRSGVSDVNPAVSDDCEPRLDDREMRDDAKMTCQEEDICMEHDVSEEDDEEVISLLEDGIMDDTSTRMTNLSAHLLGLGHQTLPSKTSRTLKIRLQEPLEQLPQSANGLRDQNKVLPLFCDPAEHFGGVWQSIVVEKDEGPCDGMVE from the exons ATGGACccttacttggaccagaagttCGATGAACT GTACAGCCAGTGTGAGCAATTCAGGCAGCATAAGCAGAATCTACAGCAATTAAAGCTGAAGGTGAAGAAACTAAAAAAGGCAGGCAAACACAAGGAGAAACGTTTCTCTGGGTCACTGACCTCACATGACCAGGACCGGTCAGGAGTTTCAGATGTAAATCCGGCTGTTAGTGATGACTGTGAACCCAGGCTTGATGACAGGGAGATGAGGGACGATGCAAAAATGACTTGTCAGGAAGAGGATATTTG CATGGAGCATGATGTTAGTGAGGAAGACGATGAAGAAGTGATTTCATTGCTGGAAGACGGCATCATGGATGATACCAGCACGCGTATGACGAACCTGTCTGCTCATTTACTCGGACTTGGGCATCAAACATTACCTTCTAAAACAAGCAGGACCCTAAAAATAAGACTGCAAGAACCACTAGAACAGTTGCCTCAGTCTGCAAATGGCCTGAGAGACCAGAATAAGGTCCTGCCACTGTTCTGTGACCCAGCAGAACACTTTGGAGGAGTGTGGCAGTCCATCGTTGTTGAGAAAGATGAAGGCCCATGTGATGGTATGGTAGAGTag